In Onychostoma macrolepis isolate SWU-2019 chromosome 04, ASM1243209v1, whole genome shotgun sequence, one DNA window encodes the following:
- the LOC131539519 gene encoding uncharacterized protein LOC131539519, with amino-acid sequence MTAKSFAYYDLCDNIWGHRPCALPVNAVGCLTQTEERAQSPTDSATEDGDEDDISPPTRSTPEMTSHPPAKKRKMSKAMSAAFLNHLNESEEKFFAREEQLLQMQREWEKEAELQHRQTVLEMTREMRAMQQDAVSQFGNILASIFPPHGAQSTVRQPFTHQWRSGTSSVHVASRDAAPSTVPHSYSDEEEPYERVMTYL; translated from the exons ATGACTGCCAAGTCATTCGCTTATTATGATCTGTGTGATAATATCTGGGGACATCGTCCCTGTGCTTTGCCGGTAAATGCTGTTGGAtgcttgacacagacagaggaaAGAGCGCAATCTCCAACTGACAGCGCCACCGAAGATGGAGATGAAGACGACATAAGTCCGCCAACAAGGA GTACACCAGAAATGACAAGCCATCCCCCTgcgaaaaaaagaaaaatgtctaaGGCAATGAGTGCTGCATTCCTAAATCACCTCAACGAGTCCGAGGAAAAGTTCTTTGCCAGAGAGGAGCAACTACTGCAAATGCAGAGGGAGTGGGAGAAGGAGGCAGAACTTCAGCACAGACAAACAGTGTTGGAAATGACCAGGGAGATGCGGGCAATGCAACAGGATGCTGTTAGTCAGTTTGGCAACATCTTAGCAAGTATATTTCCTCCACATGGTGCCCAGTCAACTGTCCGTCAGCCCTTTACTCACCAATGGAGGTCTGGAACATCATCAGTTCATGTTGCCTCACGAGATGCTGCACCATCCACGGTGCCACACAGTTATAGTGATGAGGAGGAGCCTTATGAAAGGGTGATGACCTACTTATAA
- the LOC131539518 gene encoding uncharacterized protein LOC131539518 → MSELTDEILSCGYTGKLSADMKSNIIRAIVLHSTMRVVPMLDQLRKGLQLYDLQKVMEMHPDLCLPLFVPGEKDDKVDAGFILENCHPVFSDKGSVKYTKEVNVMNFFQDFLQEVEDREGEAEQMTAGKVMQWMTGQRHKPILPSDQKDFNITVKFNHDCDTNHTVCFPTVSACTRTITFPTAHLKTLNEFKNIMEIAMKYGESFDNV, encoded by the exons ATGAGTGAGCTTACAGATGAGATTTTAAGCTGTGGATACACTGGAAAATTGTCTGCTGACATGAAAAGCAACATCATCAG AGCCATTGTTTTACACTCCACTATGAGAGTTGTTCCAATGCTTGATCAGCTGCGAAAAGGCCTGCAGCTCTATGATCTCCAGAAAGTCATGGAAATGCATCCAGACCTGTGTCTACCACTGTTTGTCCCAGGGGAAAAAGATGACAAG GTGGATGCAGGCTTCATTCTGGAGAATTGCCACCCTGTCTTTAGTGACAAAGGTTCTGTGAAATACACCAAAGAAGTAAATGTAATGAACTTTTTCCAGGATTTCCTACAGGAAGTTGAGGATCGTG AAGGTGAAGCTGAACAAATGACTGCTGGTAAAGTTATGCAGTGGATGACAGGCCAGAGACATAAGCCTATTCTTCCCAGTGACCAGAAGGATTTTAACATCACTGTGAAGTTCAATCACGACTGTGACACAAATCATACTGTGTGTTTTCCTACTGTAAGCGCATGTACTCGCACGATTACGTTTCCTACAGCTCACCTGAAAACACtgaatgaatttaaaaacataatggAAATAGCTATGAAATATGGGGAGTCATTTgataatgtttaa